From Struthio camelus isolate bStrCam1 chromosome 21, bStrCam1.hap1, whole genome shotgun sequence, one genomic window encodes:
- the MRPL20 gene encoding large ribosomal subunit protein bL20m, which translates to MVLLSAPRWLRSRLTDRFWRVQEVLKYARHFRGRKNRCYKLAVRSVRRAFVKSTKARREKKRFLRALWITRIEAASLEHGLKYPAFISNLLKSQVELNRKMIADLAIYEPKTFKSLAALAQRRRQEGFLAALGDGKEPEGIFSRIVHHY; encoded by the exons ATGGTGCTGCTGAGCGCGCCGCGCTGGCTCCGCAGCCGCCTCACCGACCGCTTCTggagggtgcaggaggtgctcaAGTATGCGCGG cattttcgGGGAAGGAAGAACCGCTGCTATAAGCTGGCTGTACGAAGTGTTCGGAGAGCTTTTGTGAAGTCTACAAAGGCcagaagagagaagaagagattCCTAAGAGCG CTCTGGATCACTAGAATTGAAGCAGCTTCTCTTGAACATGGTTTGAAATACCCAGCCTTTATAAGCAACCTGCTTAAG TCTCAGGTGGAGCTGAATAGGAAAATGATTGCTGATTTAGCTATTTATGAGCCAAAGACGTTCAAGTCCCTAGCTGCTTTAGCCCAGAGGAGGAGACAAGAAGGCTTCCTTGCTGCCCTTGGAGATGGGAAAGAACCAGAGGGGATATTTTCACGTATTGTACACCATTACTGA